The following coding sequences lie in one Candidatus Paceibacter sp. genomic window:
- a CDS encoding type II toxin-antitoxin system HicB family antitoxin, protein MKNANKKTLSYTVFYQTDPEGGYVAFAPFLPGCHSQGDTLEEAEMNIKEAIELYLESLAEHGENFPIEEKTFSGEVKVLARSL, encoded by the coding sequence ATGAAAAACGCGAATAAAAAAACATTGTCTTACACGGTTTTTTACCAAACCGACCCGGAGGGCGGCTATGTGGCTTTCGCGCCATTTCTGCCTGGCTGCCACTCGCAAGGAGACACTTTGGAAGAAGCCGAAATGAACATCAAGGAAGCGATTGAATTGTATCTGGAAAGTTTGGCCGAACACGGAGAAAATTTCCCCATAGAAGAAAAAACCTTTTCGGGCGAAGTTAAAGTTCTGGCAAGGAGCCTTTAA